A single genomic interval of Vulpes vulpes isolate BD-2025 chromosome 3, VulVul3, whole genome shotgun sequence harbors:
- the LOC112933322 gene encoding uncharacterized protein has translation MTGSGENLGKLEQSRDRTIRLFQIVQPQLPGASRSLRLIPRSPPSSGAYCSRSLPYGSPPPRASQALSPPPRAAFPPGPAGKATEPEPLSPASPRRGQRAPERVPGRVPERERPEATGIRGRALRPSAQEDRELPAAAPGPPRAPAPLRVPRGPAEPLPARSPRGRRRLVAEAGAPGAAAPGEGPPAPGLAGLAGLAALAGLAAPAAEERAPGPRPPARPAVSGLSGRPRPPGLALTSRAPHGAAPTPRAGGRRCRPARARGLPQPHARPGARRPRGSPSHARSHARTHARTRGPRAPRPRPPPPAAGAPPRRLLAAASPPPRLPAAGPSGTRFTSEARGAAARILPCLGREDAWRRGGPEGTRLFQAARSCEVEKPREVLQSQKEAPLAQSHLKTVAHSGRSAAGLRTAWLQHLHVGSWKNSSGSTQVLNSQVEFYSSIHERDRERMAAGEAVSMQGA, from the exons ATGACTGGGTCCGGAGAGAATCTAGGAAAACTGGAGCAGAGCAGAGATCGTACAA TCCGCCTCTTCCAAATCGTGCAGCCCCAGCTCCCCGGGGCTTCCCGGTCCCTCCGCCTAATTCCCCGTTCTCCTCCCTCCTCGGGCGCATATTGCTCACGATCCCTCCCCTACGGGAGCCCTCCCCCGCGGGCCTCCCAGGCCCTCTCCCCACCGCCTCGGGCTGCGTTCCCGCCCGGGCCTGCTGGGAAAGCCACGGAACCCGAGCCCCTGtccccggcctccccgcggcGCGGCCAACGCGCCCCGGAGCGGGTCCCCGGGCGGGTCCCGGAGCGGGAGCGGCCCGAGGCGACGGGGATCCGGGGCCGCGCCCTCCGGCCGAGCGCGCAGGAGGACCGCGAGCTCCCCGCAGCCGCGCCCgggcccccccgcgcccccgcgcccctccgcgtcccccggggccccgccgAGCCCCTCCCGGCGCGCTCaccgcggggccggcggcggctcGTCGCGGAGGCCGGAGCCCCGGGCGCGGCTGCTCCGGGAGAgggcccgcccgcccccggcctcgCCGGCCTCGCCGGCCTCGCAGCCCTCGCCGGCCTCGCCGCCCCGGCAGCGGAGGAGCGAGCCCCGGGGCCACGCCCGCCAGCGCGCCCCGCGGTCTCCGGGCTTTCgggccgcccccggccgcccggccTCGCGCTCACCTCCCGCGCGCCGCACGGAGCCGCCCCCACGCCCCGGGCTGGCGGCCGCCGCTGCCGCCCCGCGCGCGCTCGCGGCCTCCCGCAGCCGCACGCACGGCCGGGCGCGCGCAGACCACGCGGGAGCCCCTCGCACGCTCGctcgcacgcacgcacgcacgcacgcacgcgcgGGCCCCGAGCGCCGAGGCCGCgacccccgccgcccgccgccggggCGCCCCCGCGCCGCCTCCTCGCCGCCGCCTCGCCGCCGCCTCGCCTTCCCGCCGCGGGGCCCTCAGGTACGCGATTCACCTCAGAGGCCCGCGGGGCTGCGGCCAGGATTCTGCCCTGTTTAGGCCGCGAGGACGCCTGGCGTCGAGGCGGCCCTGAGGGGACTCGCTTGTTCCAGGCCGCGAGGAGCTGTGAGGTGGAGAAGCCTCGGGAAGTCCTTCAATCGCAGAAGGAAG cacCGCTGGCACAGAGCCATCTGAAAACAGTTGCCCATTCTGGCCGCTCCGCTGCGGGACTGCGAACAGCTTGGCTCCAGCATCTCCACGTGGGAAGTTGGAAGAATAGTTCAGGGAGCACCCAAGTACTCAACTCCCAGGTTGA
- the B3GALNT1 gene encoding UDP-GalNAc:beta-1,3-N-acetylgalactosaminyltransferase 1, with protein sequence MALSLLTTLPSRMSLRSLKWSLLLLSLLSFLVMWYLSLPHYNVIERVNWMYFYEYEPIYRQDFRFTLREHSNCSHQNPFLVILVTSHPSDVKARQAIRVTWGEKKSWWGYEVLTFFLLGQQAEKEDKMLALSLEDEHLLYGDIIRQDFLDTYNNLTLKTIMAFRWVTEFCPNAKYIMKTDTDVFINTGNLVKYLLNVNHSEKFFTGYPLIDNYSYRGFYQKAHISYQEYPFKVFPPYCSGLGYIMSRDLVPRIYEMMSHVKPIKFEDVYVGICLNLLKVDIHIPEDTNLFFLYRIHLDVCQLRRVIAAHGFSSKEIITFWQVMLRNTTCHY encoded by the coding sequence ATGGCCCTCTCTCTCTTGACCACCCTTCCGAGTAGGATGTCACTGAGATCCCTCAAATGGAGCCTCCTCCTGCTGTCACTCCTGAGTTTCCTTGTGATGTGGTACCTCAGCCTGCCCCACTACAATGTAATAGAACGTGTAAACTGGATGTACTTCTATGAGTATGAGCCAATTTACAGACAAGACTTTCGCTTCACACTTCGAGAGCATTCAAACTGCTCTCATCAGAACCCATTTCTTGTCATCCTGGTGACCTCACACCCTTCAGATGTGAAAGCCAGACAGGCCATTAGAGTTACTTGGGGTGAAAAAAAGTCTTGGTGGGGATATGAagttcttacatttttcttactAGGCCAACAGGctgaaaaggaagacaaaatgtTAGCATTGTCCTTAGAGGATGAACACCTTCTTTATGGTGACATAATACGACAGGATTTTTTAGACACATATAATAATCTGACCTTGAAAACAATTATGGCATTCAGGTGGGTAACTGAGTTTTGCCCCAATGCCAAGTACATCATGAAGACAGACACTGATGTTTTCATCAATACTGGCAATTTAGTGAAGTATCTTTTAAATGTAAACCACTCAGAGAAGTTTTTCACAGGTTATCCTTTGATCGATAACTATTCCTATAGAGGATTTTATCAAAAAGCCCATATTTCATACCAGGAGTATCCCTTCAAGGTGTTTCCTCCATACTGCAGTGGGTTGGGTTATATAATGTCCAGAGATTTGGTGCCAAGAATCTATGAAATGATGAGTCATGTAAAACCCATCAAGTTTGAAGATGTTTATGTTGGGATCTGTTTGAACTTATTAAAAGTAGACATCCATATTCCAGAAGACACcaaccttttctttttgtataggATCCATTTGGATGTCTGTCAACTCAGACGTGTGATTGCAGCTCATGGCTTTTCTTCGAAGGAAATTATCACATTTTGGCAGGTTATGCTAAGGAATACCACATGCCATTATTAA